The DNA window TggaaaattaatttcataaataatgaCATATAACTTTAATATGTTTGGGTTTGAATTTCCAATTTAGGCCGCTCTTGCAATGTCGTCTACAAGTTCGCAATCGTTCGGGTCAAGTTTCAATTGGGATTGGCCTCGTCCACCGATTGTTCTCTGTAGTCACGAAGTCGCAGTTGAGCTTGTGACGTCTAGGACGACGGCTAATCCTGGTCGACGTTACTATCGGTGTCCATTCTGGAAGGAAGATGATTGCAGATTCTTCCGTTGGTTTGATGCGGGTCTATCGCCAAGCCAAGACACTTAATTTCAACGAATCAAGCTCGAACGAGACAGGTTTGAAGAACAACTCCGATGCAAGAGTATTGTGCATGGTGATCTTGAAGACAAATTCCGCATGAAAGTGACGAATGTGAAGATCTGAAGGGAAAATTGAGCATGAAGACTGAGGAGTGTGCAGGTCttaatttagaaattttttGAACCAAAAAAACGTCCCGAATgctgaaaataataatattgtttttatGCTTTGTAATTATTTTCCTAAAGTAATGGTAACACTTTTTGTCTTCAAGCAATAAGATGGGAATTTTGGTACTAAACATTTGAAGTGGATTGAAGTTCCACTGTAAGTATATCCCAACAATAAGTTTCACACAGCCGAATGGAGTTCCCGCATGCATAGGTTCATTAAAGTGTTCACTttgaagttttagttttagttaataatcacgaatgaagtaCGCATGCATCTTCTAGTGAATATACCACCATGCGTACAAAACTTTTGGTTGAATAACACATGACGTCCAAAACTTTCTGTGAAATACCACCATACGTACAAAGTTAACATATGCAGTACAAGGGCCTTCTCATATAGCATATACCAAAAATCCGTCATAATGTTGGATCCATAACATAGATCCATAACATGCATAGTAAATACAAGTGCCTTCTCACGATGATCCATAACAATCACCGTAAGTAATATCTGAATAATGTTTGACAAAAAGGCTTCAAGCCACcattgtttaaaaaacacaaacaaaaaccaacaccatTGTCCCCGCTTTTAAGGTTCCCAAACTTGACAAGAGCGCGTATTCAATCCCGATCCCCTCGACGGCCACAGCGCTGCGGTTGAGTCCTGGTCCGGCATGTGCTAGGCCTTGGAACAGTGGTATTGGTCTACAACAAACAACAACCCGGTCAAATTGGGTGGATTTTTAGGAAATGAAAAGTGAAAGCTTAATCTTGAATATTACCTCCTGACTTGACCGGGTAGACCGACGTGTGTTGGGCCTTGTAGCTGTAGGATTGGtctacaacaaacaacaaaccaGTCAAATTGACTTGCAATGTTTATGAAATGAAAAGAGATCTTGACTACTACCTCCTGGTTTGACTGCGGAGACCGACTTGTGCTAGGTCGTTCTCGCCGAGGTAGAGTGGTCTGTAACAAACAAACcattaaaaaacacaattatCGGGTTGGGAAATCATATAATCGTGATTAATAATAACAATACCTCTTCATTTTGAAACACGTTGGACGGCGCAGACCTGTCACTACCGTCCGTTGAGGGTGGCGCACTGGTCTCACTGGGCTGTGAACTCTGTCCAACTTCGGTTCGGGCATCTACGCGGGGATCATTAGTGCATGTTCTTCGGTTATGCCCATCTTGTCCGCACCGACGACACCTGAGTACAAAGGTTCGTCGCAGAGACTCTGATCCATTCGCATGGTGACGAACCTGGGGTTCTTCACGCCTCTGTTTCTTTGGCCGTCCACGCTGTCGCTTTGTCCTCGAGGGTGCCAGTTCAAATCCAACGTCAGAAGTCTTCCGCCAATTATCCATCCCATTTATTGGGTAGAGGACATTCTCGTACAGGAGCATCATTGTGGACCACAAATAATAGCGGAATACATAATCTGCTACATCCTTCTCATTCTTGTTGATTGTAGCGATGGCGTGAGTGCATGGGATCCCAGTCAGCTGCCATAATCTGCAAGAGCAAGTAAAGTCACGCATGTTCACTACATACTGGCCTGACGGTCCCGACACTTGGTACGAATCCTCTCCGTTCCATGTTGATCTCCAAGAAGAAGCCCTCGTCAAATACTTATCCACGATCTCTTTGATAACGGGCGGCAGTGTGTGATCGTATGTCTTGATCCATTGGCCTCTAATCTGTATCATCTCCATCTGACTTGTCCGGATCTCCTCCAATATGGTGACAATGGCCAACTCGCGAGCAATTGCTATCTTCGAATTAAAGGTCTCGCATATATTGTTGAGGATAACATCACAACAAACATGCGGCGAGAAATAAGCCTTCACCCATTTTTCTTTAGGAGCAACACCGAGTAGGTATTGATGTGCTTGGGGATATATAATCCGCACTGCATCCATTCGCTCCACATACTGTTCGGGGGTTGTACTCGACGCAAGCTCCTACAACATCTCCTTAAAATTCTCCCCGATGAATCccttcttgaagttgttgtataTGTGCTGCACACATAAGCGATGCTCGCTCTGTGGGAAATCCTCGAGGATGGCTTTTGCAAGACCCTACCAAATGTGGTTTCCCACAAATTAGTACAAGTATAAGCCATAACACAGACAGAAAATCTATAATCACACTCAAACTACTACTCTATAGGCCAAATCACAACTATAGTATTATTACTTCAAAAATCACAGTTGAAGTATACACATTTTACTGAAATCACATTACTCGTACCTTTTGCTGGTCAGACATGAAGACAAATCTTGGGGCATTCTCATGTATGTGGAGGTCATCTGCCAGATAGCCGAGGAACCATATCCACTGTTCGTAGCTCTCAGCCTCCGTCACCGCCCACGCAATAGGCCACCAACCGTTGTTTGGATCAATTCTCATGGCCATCATAAGTTGGCCTCTGTACATACCTCGCAAGAAACAGGCATCTAAGAATATAATCAGACGGCAAAAACATATCCAAAATTTTTTCAACGGCCCGAGACAACTATAAAATCTCAAGAATCTCGGACCCACAACTTCAGGATCCCAGAAGTTCTAGTAGTGTATATGCACACTAGAGTCATCGTGTGTCCGTTCCAATTCAGCTTTGTAGTCGAATAGTCTCCGATACTGTAGTCCTGCTTGCCAAAAATACCTTCTAATGCACTGTCTCTTGCGCGGTACGCCTTCA is part of the Salvia splendens isolate huo1 chromosome 6, SspV2, whole genome shotgun sequence genome and encodes:
- the LOC121807594 gene encoding uncharacterized protein LOC121807594, encoding MDAVRIIYPQAHQYLLGVAPKEKWVKAYFSPHVCCDVILNNICETFNSKIAIARELAIVTILEEIRTSQMEMIQIRGQWIKTYDHTLPPVIKEIVDKYLTRASSWRSTWNGEDSYQVSGPSGQYVVNMRDFTCSCRLWQLTGIPCTHAIATINKNEKDVADYVFRYYLWSTMMLLYENVLYPINGMDNWRKTSDVGFELAPSRTKRQRGRPKKQRREEPQVRHHANGSESLRRTFVLRCRRCGQDGHNRRTCTNDPRVDARTEVGQSSQPSETSAPPSTDGSDRSAPSNVFQNEETTLPRRERPSTSRSPQSNQETNPTATRPNTRRSTRSSQETNTTVPRPSTCRTRTQPQRCGRRGDRD